TATGTCAAGTTATTGCTTGATATCATCACTTCactaattcatatttaaaaaacaacttaccACTTTGGAAATTATATCCAGAGAAGGTATCAGACAACCCATAAAATAACCTCTGCAGATAAAAGTGTATATACAAACTTACTGTTTGAAGTAATTCTTGACATAAATGAAACAAAGCACAGAGTTTCTGTTTGAGTATGCTTGGCAGTATTTCAGAAGCCAAGCAATTTATAGAGGTACCAGAAAATAAGCAGTAGTTGAAAGCAGATCCCTAATGGTTGAGGAACCTCAGGAGATCCACAAAACTGTTATTGAAATGAAACAGAGAGTTTGAAACCATTACAGTGGTACAGTCTTGCATTATGTGCAtagaaacaaatagaaaaaagcaTAAacacaagatgaaaacagtaagaTAAGAAACAATTTAACTCAAAAgatctttatttactatatacagtatataatacatgtACATACTTATCAGCACTTAAATGCCCTTTAGTAGCAGTTATATGTGTATAGATTTGGTATGTTTTTACATAGAGTGCACATAATATAGTTAAATGCATAATACTACTTTGTTCATCATTCATTTCTATATCTTGCTATTTAAAATGTTGGCCAGACACCTTTTCCTCCACCCACCACCTTTGCTTTTGGCTATGCCTGCCACAACTTGAAAGCAGCCAACCATATTGTAAGGTGCTGATTATTTACCCCAGTAGTGGTGCAAGTAGGCATACTCTTTTGTATGTCCTTTATGTTTGTAGATATGTTCTGTTTCTTCTATTCCCTAATTCTGTTCTCTGCCATACCAGCAATGCCACCTATCAGTAAGAGGTGCAATGTTTTCCAGAACTTTCAGGCTTTATACCTGACATTCTTTCTACTTTCTGTGGGACACATTTACCTACATGAAAATTTTCGCTTCTCCGACAGACTTTGCACAAATAAGTCAGACATCATTCTTTGACGAATAAGTTGTAGTGAATATtacttgccctggtggtccagtggtgcagcGGGTAGGCGCCATCTTGGAGGCCTAAGGACGCGCGCGCCTCTACGTCATTTAAAGGCGCTGGTGTGATGACggcagcgcgcaatggcgccaaatttgaatagttTAAAAGGCTCATTAGGGCTGTGAgaccttgcccatgataggatcttgtttcctggtgctttgttagctgttctgttctgattctgattctggttttgacccttgcctgaatatcgactatccttctgctgaaccctcctgtctgattgattacctggttttgaccttggcctgcctgattatgtttgacttctgcctgcctcaaACTGATTAcgattctgtttcctgttttgtatcgtgaccctcggcccaaaagactctgctaccagccgtgcccctttgctagccagaacatctcgccttgcacccctcgttaagtccaggtggcacccaagtaagctgagggctcctcccgaagcccaacggtggtcacactactggtgaagccgagccgagaccagggtgcttggcatttgttctggtattgggtgtcGGCCGTGACATACGTGTATTCATCAAAATTCCAAATTACATCTGGGCAACAGAACATTGGCGTACTTTTTTCAACAATGATTTGTTGGAGCGAaaatttctaaattaattttctctagtgttactttattcctagcacaacttcgttaaCTTACTTACACTTATAGCAATTAAAATTCAgtggtatataaaggtcatatatgtatgtatttattagtgattgctggaagtggccacttattaattTAAATTTCCAAGGAATCAAAATGAAGAcggagatcctctattgtcctaggccatgagcccaccctaaaaccaaTGTtgtatgagcttcaaatgttagaAAGagtgtaaaaattatatttttaacagttacaacttgtacacataatcccactttaaatatgaaaagacgccagtgttttgacttttgcttatgacttaaaggagaagagtcttttttgccaaaagttaggcacccccaagtgatcgcatgtacttacctgaaacccgagGCCAGTGCACCTATTTGgggaaaactgcaccggtctgggattcttccagtgagcaccactgaacAATTGTCTTctggtttcttcttttttgtcacagctgcacatgcgcagtatctCGATAAgacaaactttaacaaaaaagccaactattttgttctactgtgaaTGCGTCTGCCCTGGAAGATCTGAAGAAACCAGAAGgcaatcactctgtggtgctccaTGAAAGAatccagggccggtgcagttttctcctaataggtgcactggcccggggtttcaggtaagaacatgcgatcacttgggggtgcctaacttttggcatccctaagtaaaaagacctttccttctcctttaatacaagatatgatgtccctgacataataatgttgaggatgccAATCAGAAtggcaaaatagattttggtgaaaagggtaaatTAGCGGATTTACAATTGTTCCCCTTTTCTCCAGAGACAAGGTAATTCACTAGAGAAGTGTGTTGCTTGTCTTTTAGTAAACAGGCAATGTCAATGTCacttcaaattttctttttagcaaaaatttctcagaaaaacacaattagctctttagtaaatgtgcccctgtgtccTCCTTATCTTTCAGGCATGGCTCTGGTTTCTTTCtctgctatattattattattattattattaacatatatttatagagcTCCAAtatattgtgcagcgctgaaCTGTACCATTACATATGCATTCAGAAGAATTATACAAACCTTCTAAGGAAAATGATCACTGAAAGGTAGGATGTATATTCTTcccatcacttaggggcagatttacaaaattcgagtgaagaattcgaatgtaaaaaaattcgaatttcgaagtattttttgggtacttcgaccatcgaattggttaaattcgatcgaattcgatcgaattcgaacgattcgaagtaaaaatcgttcgactattcgaccattcgataatcgaagtactgtctctttaaaaaatacttcgaccacctacttcggtagataaaacctaccgaagtcaatgttagcctatggggaaggtccccataggcttgcctgtgattttttgatcgaaggattttccttcgatcgttggattaaaatccttcgaatcgttcgattcgaaggatttaatcgttcgatcgaacggaaaatcctgcgatcgatcgatcgcaggatttgcgcaaaatcgttcgacttcgatattcgatgtcgaacgattttagttcccagtcgaatatcgagggttaattaaccctcgatattcgactattgatgaatcggccccttagtggtTATCTTCCAAACCTCATACAGGATggttaattgtgtgtgtgtgtgtgtgtattttctaatagtatttgccattggataatcccataCTAAACTATTTGTGTACATTTGGTTCATATACAAACCAGGTGCATGCATACATGCTAGGGTATATCAGTTACAGTTGACAGTTACAGTCTTTTACTCACAAACTTCTTTCTGTTGCAATTACAATTTGAGTTAATTCATGTCAGATGTTCAGTGAGTAAGAACAAAaattatggcaaaatgataataTGCCCTGATAGGTTATGTATTATTTGTTGGCTGTTTTCATTCAGAGAATAATGGAGGAGCATTAttatttcttatacaggtattcACTTTAGGGGAAGCATGGCAGGGGTGCGCATGGCATAAGAgctatggcagatttaacaacttaaagTCCAGCAAGTTAAATTCCAGAAATTTTAAgtacaacatttagggggttatttatcaaggtccgaatttatctcaatatcggcggctacaaactccgatctaacccgctcgggtttttaacgcttatttattattacattttcccaaaaatttgctttgcaggtaaagctctgattttcacgattttttcgtgaattttcccccgaaatgtccgaatttttcagagttttcacccgaaagctcagaaaacattgagaaattgcccgaaaccccttacacaaccaaaaatcaatgggactaatctcattgatttttatgcaacctcgacaggtttgagatgccgtgtttttatattctggctttttagccctcggggtttaataaattccgaaaaatttgtgattttttttaaaagtccaattttataaaaaacaatcacaaatttttcggatttcggggaatttcgggtatttggagcttagtaaataaccccctaggagtgTGCGTGGACAAATGTAACTTGAACTGTGACAATATGCACTTTATATTGTGTCAATGTTAGAACACATGTGGGTGTGTTAGCCCTATGGTCTTTATCATTTATCTGCTTTGTTGTATAGCTCCAAACGCAAGAAATAATTTGCAGAAAGAAACAAATGGTGCACACAGTATTGGCACAGTTCATCATGTTTTATATCCACAATGCAAATGTTTCCAGTGTGTGCCACAAAACTTGTGATCAATACAGCTGTCTCCTGATTCATGAATAAGCATACAAACTGAAACGCAATTCACAGCATTGCGCCTGGTGATCTTAATTACtcattttgatttatattttgatGGAAATTTGTCTGGCTTGTTGTATGGCTGCATAAAATAATTtaagacacacacagatattcaataagatgtaattaattctaGGGCTGATAAAAGTCACCTCTAAGTGCAAAATGTTGGCATAgttcagaatatttttttatccacaatgcaaatGTTTCCaacttgtgtaataaaagttGTGATCAATACAACATGCTCCTGATTCATCAATATGAATACAATCTGAAGCACACAGTTAATATAGCAAgcatttaaaaaatggcattttgtgTGTcgcatattttcatttatttttgtttagagCACTGTATCTGCTTATTGGCAGTGACCAAAATGTATTTGGTTGGAAATTTGTTGTTTAATATCTTTGTTTCGTAAGGTGTATATAAAAGGGTTTATAAGTGGTACCAGGGCAGTGTATAAAAAGGAGAATGGTTTTGACAAAGTAGATGAATATTGAGATGTAGGCCACATATAAGTAATGAGTGTTGTGCCATAGAAGAGAATGACCACAGTGAGGTGGGAGGTAAAAGTAGAGAAAGCTTTCTTCCTTCCTGTAGCAGAATGGATCTTTAGTATAGTTGAAATGATGTAGGTATAAGAGGCTACTATAAGTGCAAAGGCAGGAAGTGCTATCAAGGAGCACAAAATATGTGTCAACAACTCAATAGAAGCAGTGTTTGCACAAGACAGGTTTAATAATATGGAAATATCACAAAAGAAATGGTCTATGGTCCGTGATTTGCAGAAATCATGAAGGGGGAAGTAATCAGTAAGCAAAGGACTGCACTGAACTAGGCAATATGTGCACTAGATTTAATAGTCTGGTCTTTGTTACTAATGTCTGCACTCAAATCCAAGATAGTAAAGCAGGTTCCTACCATGTGCCAACAGTCAAACCATTTCCAAAGCTTATAGTACATCTCATTGCCCATAAACAAACAGCAAATCTTTACCCTGCTTTAAGTTTTTAAGTTATCCCAAAATTAGAGCTCCCAGTAGAGCCCCCAAAGTTATATTGCATTGTCCAGCAgttaatagaaaatatataagTACCCAGATAAtagcactactactactactactactactactactactactactactactactactactactactactactactactactactactactactacaatgGTGTTGTATTTAAAGATGCATTCAACATAACAACCACCCAAGCAATACCTGCAATAGATTAAAAAATTTCCCCCTGTAAGAGATTGTTTATCTACTCCCTTAGCACCTACTGCATCTTACCTCCATCTGCACTGGATCCTAGAGCATCTATGAAAGTGCGCCATGTAAATAAACAGCACAGCTGTAATGGAGCAGCACATCCTAAGATGTATACAGTAAGTAGTGTCTGTGTTCAGTACTTATATGTGATTGTACCTGCTCCCATCTATGTCTACTAACATCCAACTTCTAAAATACTGTCCAACCATTAAATAGCTCATTGAACACTAACATTCAGATTACTTATCCACTGACTATGACAAAAGTTCTTTCCAAAAGGTCACTACAGAAGACAATGATGGTTATATATTGTGATAAAACAACCTTTTTTGtactctggggaaaaatgttgtttaatttttctcaatatttatttatttctgtatatgactataaagattttcattcatccaggtcatggtatatctagtataggtcaatctaaaaacaactggacttgctgagtaatcaatgaagacgtttcactactcatccgagcagcttcttcagttcaactgactggtgtgggaagttttcggcatataaactcttcgtAGTTGCATggcacattggataatcctatcacaactacacagaatcaacacctctgtgaatttcttcagatgttaCCTCTTTGAAGAAgttgccattgtaaatggattagtggaagagtttatatgccgaaaacttcccacaccagtcagttgaactgaagaagctgctcggatgagtagtgaaacgtcttcattgattactcagcaagtccagttgtttttagattgacctatactagatattattTCTGTATAGTTTTAGCCAGTCTGCATTCCCTCTCCCAAGATAATTGATAATATATATGGAGGCAGAGCAACAGTAAAGTGCAACTTTAGCCTTGACTTGGCATGTTTACCAAATAGCACCTCATTAGCCCAGTAGTATAAGTTGTGATTGGCACCATCAccattcagggccagatttataccTGCCTGGCATGTCAAATGATTGCCCCCTTTGAAAGCTGCCCTTGTGATTTACAGAAAGTAACAAAGAGGTGGCTGCCAAGAACCCCATGTTGTTAGTCTTTTTACACGTGGAGGATGTCAAAGACCACCAAGCTGTAACCATCACAGCTGAACTTACATGCTTCAATGACCATCAGTAGCATTACACAACCCTGGCATTCTCCACTGATTGAACTGCTAAGTGCAGGGAGGCTACCATAGAAAAGCCTCTAACGTTGGAGCCTCGTTTCCTAAAATAATTGTTTGTGTGAATCCTACCCTATGCCTATGTGTTCCCATGGCCCTGCCATTTCCAGACCCTCTAATTAGGGCACCAAATGACTGCATACATTGTTTTAAtactttaattattttgtattacttacaaTGTATTGTTAATGGACTGTAAAGGCCAATTCTGTgtattttccccacaattccaatGTAATTGTTGCATCTGCCACAATTGTGGCGATGTGTGAAAATTGTGTTTGGATGCAAAATGTATGTGTGTTGCATCTAGCATTTATAGCATGGGGGTTGCATCACTTCAGCAGCGTGTTTTCAAAATGCTATTTGCTGATTCACTGGGCTTAAGCCTGGTACTCTGGTTGTTGCAACACACACTGGGAACTTTACAGTCCAATGTAGTGGTGACTTCAGAATTCTCAAGCGTCAATAATTATAGTTTCACACAATGCATTATATGATGCACTGTTACTCCAACATTTGGAGTAACATCTTTGGATTCTATTTTGTTGAAAATGTGTCTGGCTTGTTTTATGGCTGCAAACAcaagaaataatttacagaaaacCACATACAGATATTAATTTAGATGTAATCAATGCTGGGGATCATAAAAGTTGCTTCTAAGTGCATAATATTTGCATCGTTCACCAATCACCATGTTTATTTATACACAATGCAAATGTTTCCCGTGTGTGCCACAAAAGTTGTGATCAATACAACTTGCTCTTGATTCATCAATATAAATACAAGCTGAAGTGCACAAttcatatacagatgaagccacttggatttgtgagttaaatgcgtcatgactcatggttaattgaagaaactgggttatctaaagtcatcttaactcatttaatgcatttaaccttttcattagcataccaaagcaccattgttcacaatggtgaatgctttaattagatgggatgttgtgacacagttttctgtgttaaatgagataaatgggatatctgtgtttagttattctgtgtcaaacagacaaaccaaagtggctgcatctgtagcaaGCATGCTAGAAATGCATTTTGTAGCGCATATTTGCATTCATCAATGTGTCTGCCTGTTGGCAATGACCCCTTTGGAATtctattttgttgaaaatttgttGTTTAATATCTTTGTTTCGTAAAGCGTATATAAAAGGGTTTATTAGTGGTACCAGGGCAGTGTAGAGAAAGGAAAATGGTTTTGATAATGTAGATGAATACTGAGATTTAGGCTGCATATAAGTAATGAGTGTGGTTCCATAGAAGACAATGACCACAGTGAGGTGGGAGGTACAAGTAGAGAAAGCTTTCTCCCTTCCTGTAGTAGAACGAATCTTGACAATAGTGGAAATGATGTAGGTATAAGAGACTATTATAAGTGCAAATGCAGGAAGTCCTACCAAGGAGCCCAACACATATGTCAACAACTCAATAGAAAAGGTGTTTGCACAAGACAGGTTTAATAATATTGAAGGATCACAAAAGAAATGGTCTAATGTCCGTGATCTGCAGAAAGGTAAATGTGATATGAGCAAAGTGTGTGACATTGGTTCTGCAAAACTAAACATCCAGCAAAAAATGACCAATATAACACAAACCCTTTTATTCATGACAATCAAATACCTCAAAGGGTAACAAATAGCAACATAGCGATCATACGCCATGACAGTCAATGAGACAAATTCGGCACATGTCAAAGATAAAAAGCAGTACATCTGGATCATGCAGCCACTAAAAGAAATTGCACCGTCCCCTCTTAAGAGAATAGAAAGAAGTTTAGGCTGAGAAACAGAAGAGGCACAGAGATCTATAAATGCAAGATTGCATAGGAAGAAGTACATAGGAATGTGCAATGAGGAGGTTTGGTAAATCACTATTAGGATAAGTACATTTCCCTGTAAAGTAAGGAGATAGATCAGGAGAAACAGGCAGAACAATGGAATCTGCATGTCTGGATAATCTGAGAAACCCTGGAGAATGAATCCACTGCTGTTTTGGTTCTCTTGCATAGTTATTGTGGCTCTTGGCCTACATAAGAGAATACATGAGAGATGAAGCAGAAACTAAATTTAGCAAGGATGTAGGTAAAATGAATGACACAATGTAAAATTAGTTGTATGAGAAAGGTTAATACAGTTAAAAAGTACTGTACAACTTTATTGAACAAGCTTGTT
The sequence above is a segment of the Xenopus laevis strain J_2021 chromosome 8L, Xenopus_laevis_v10.1, whole genome shotgun sequence genome. Coding sequences within it:
- the LOC108699007 gene encoding olfactory receptor 8H1, translating into MQENQNSSGFILQGFSDYPDMQIPLFCLFLLIYLLTLQGNVLILIVIYQTSSLHIPMYFFLCNLAFIDLCASSVSQPKLLSILLRGDGAISFSGCMIQMYCFLSLTCAEFVSLTVMAYDRYVAICYPLRYLIVMNKRVCVILVIFCWMFSFAEPMSHTLLISHLPFCRSRTLDHFFCDPSILLNLSCANTFSIELLTYVLGSLVGLPAFALIIVSYTYIISTIVKIRSTTGREKAFSTCTSHLTVVIVFYGTTLITYMQPKSQYSSTLSKPFSFLYTALVPLINPFIYALRNKDIKQQIFNKIEFQRGHCQQADTLMNANMRYKMHF